ATTTGGTGAGCTTTTAGGTTCATTAAACGTGCTGGAAGATGCTTTTGTAGTAGACTACCACCCTATGGACTAAGTATCTGAAAGCTTAAGTCTACTGATATAAACAAATTTTAATGATGATGTCATGCTACAACCGGGCATGACATTTCTTTTGGCTAATACATCTAAACAAAACAGATTTATACTCATGAAAAGCCTAGCGATATTACTAAGCAGCTTATTCTTTTTGTATGCCTGTAGTCCTGCCGAGCAAGGCAGCAAGGAAAACAGTACTACCTCAGAAAGCAGCACTACTGAAGATCAGGTACAGGAAGAAGAGTGGATACAACTTTTTAACGGCAAAGACCTTAGTGGCTGGCGTGTAAAAATCAGAGGATACGAATTAGACGAAAACTTTGGCAATACTTTTCGTGTAGAAGATGGCCTGATGAAAGTTCGTTACGATCAGTACGATGATTTTGCGCAGCAGTACGGTCACATCTTTTACGAAAAGCCCTACTCCAGTTATAAATTCAGAGTAGAGTACCGCTTTGTAGGTGAACAGGCTCCTAATGGCGAAGGCTGGGCCTGGCGCAATAGTGGTATTATGGTACATGGGCAGTCTCCAGAAAGCATGGGTAAAGATCAGGATTTCCCTATTTCTATTGAAGTACAGTTGTTAGGCGGCCCTGAGGAGGGTGAGCGCACGACTTGCAACCTTTGTACACCTGGTACCAATGTAGTAATGGATGGAGAGCTGGTTACTGATCATTGCATTAGCTCTAACTCTAAAACCTACCCCGGCGACCAGTGGGTAACTGCTGAAGTAGTAGTACTGGCTGACTCAGTTATTCACCATTTGGTAAATGGCGACACTGTACTAAGTTACCAGCAGCCTCAAATGGGTGGCGGCACAGTAAGCGGCCATGATGAAAGCCTGAAAATTGAAGGTCAATTATTAAAAGAGGGCTATATTTCTTTGCAGAGCGAAAGCCATCCGGTAGACTTCCGTAAAGTAGAAATTTTACCTCTGGAAGATTAAGCAATACTTAAAGGTCGCTGCGTTGAGCGACCTTTCTTTTTTCCAGCCTACAGATTTTTTTAGTATCTCTGAGTTTTGCTGATAGTACTTTTCCAGAGTTAATGGCTTTATGCCTAGCAAATGCTCCACAATCAGACTGTTAATAGCATTTTCGCCCCTTCCTTTACTTACATCTGAATTCATCCGGGCTTCCAGCGTCCAATCTACCAGGTTAAATTTCTTTCTCCAGGCTAAGCCAGACTCATAATCTTCTTTTTCAAATGTATTTTTTTACCACTTAATCGCGAGAGCATGCCTGCCAGTTCGCTCATACTGTAAAGCGAAACAATTAATGCTTTTTCTATACCTTCAAATGCCTTATCCACAGAGGCTGTATTTTCATCATCACCCTCCACCTCATCTACCCCTCTAGTTTAGGAGCTTTGGCTTTATCTCGTTCCAAAACGCAGTTGCTCGCCCTGTCTATGCAATAGTTGTAATATAATGCTACCTAACTTTCCGATAGCCCCTGTAATAAGCATCATCTGATAACCCTATTAGTGTAAAAATATATACAACAAAAGATGCAGTATGCTGCCTTAGG
This window of the Porifericola rhodea genome carries:
- a CDS encoding 3-keto-disaccharide hydrolase: MKSLAILLSSLFFLYACSPAEQGSKENSTTSESSTTEDQVQEEEWIQLFNGKDLSGWRVKIRGYELDENFGNTFRVEDGLMKVRYDQYDDFAQQYGHIFYEKPYSSYKFRVEYRFVGEQAPNGEGWAWRNSGIMVHGQSPESMGKDQDFPISIEVQLLGGPEEGERTTCNLCTPGTNVVMDGELVTDHCISSNSKTYPGDQWVTAEVVVLADSVIHHLVNGDTVLSYQQPQMGGGTVSGHDESLKIEGQLLKEGYISLQSESHPVDFRKVEILPLED